The following are encoded in a window of Candidatus Zixiibacteriota bacterium genomic DNA:
- a CDS encoding periplasmic heavy metal sensor, translating to MNKKAFIIIIGLLTVVNLVATGTILYERFTHPKPAPFKKHERPDHFKRMREKLDLTPEQMQSLEESRREYWEYAKEPIQAIGRMKLELFREMTEETPDQNDIDSLIEEIARREIDLKKFTVEHILEEGRHLKPEQRRQMIKMFMDKLDGGKHRPMMHRKFRNDNRGKHDENSFEHGGHPDRRFPSSGF from the coding sequence GATTGTTGACGGTCGTCAACCTGGTGGCTACGGGTACGATTCTTTACGAGCGTTTCACGCACCCAAAACCAGCGCCCTTCAAGAAACACGAACGTCCCGATCATTTCAAGAGAATGCGCGAGAAACTCGATCTCACTCCGGAGCAGATGCAATCTCTCGAAGAATCTCGTCGGGAATACTGGGAATATGCAAAGGAACCTATCCAGGCAATCGGCCGAATGAAACTCGAGCTTTTCAGGGAGATGACCGAGGAAACTCCTGACCAGAATGATATCGATTCATTGATCGAGGAAATCGCCCGGCGCGAAATCGATCTGAAGAAATTCACGGTCGAGCATATCCTCGAGGAAGGTCGTCATCTCAAACCCGAGCAACGCCGGCAAATGATTAAGATGTTCATGGACAAGCTCGACGGCGGTAAACATCGTCCGATGATGCACAGGAAATTCAGAAATGACAATAGAGGAAAACACGACGAAAACTCTTTCGAGCATGGTGGCCACCCTGACAGAAGATTTCCGTCGAGCGGATTTTAG